The following is a genomic window from Canis lupus baileyi chromosome 18, mCanLup2.hap1, whole genome shotgun sequence.
ATAACAATGTTAAGGAAACTCTTATCTCAGTCATGCATAAATATGCAGTGATATGGCAGAAGACACCAGAGCAGATGCAGAGAGCCATTTTGTGAATGGATTGGATTATTTAATAACATTACCTTACTGTGGAGGaaggattgtaaaaaaaaaatgcctttgagaCAGTTTCTTAGCTTTTTAATTGTTGTTTCTTTCTAGTGGTCTTTGTAAGAGTGTAGAAGCATTCCTTCTTTGATAATGTTAAATTTGTAAGTTTCAGGTGACATGTGaaaccttttttaagatttttctcaaaGTTTTGAAAAGCTATTAGCCAGGATCATGGTGTAATAAGACATAacgtttttcctttaaaaaaatttaagtgcgTGTGTAGAGTTAAGAAGCTGTTGTACATttatgatttaataaaataattctaaaggaAATTGTGTAAttatagactttttattttaaataagttaagGAGTGGGTAGTATAATTAAGGTCCATTGCAAAGCTGTTGTTATATTTGTGTAAGATAAATGCTGGTCAGATAATAAGTGTGTTGTCTGCAATTCATCAGGATTAAATTATCTAGATAACTTAAGGGATATCTCTGCAAAGAGAAACACCTTTTTAGATCTTTTAGATGCTGCTTCTTCAATGCAAGGAAAGGAAATAACCCCAGCGAGGTACTCTTCAGGGATACAGGTCTAGTACAAGAGAACTCTTGACGGCTACTAAGTTCAGCCAGTCTTAAAAAACTGCGCTGTTTCTACAAAGCTTTAACTACAGTAGTTTATAAGGATGACAACGAAAGCTGAGGGTGTAGAGCAAAATAGTTCTAAGCTTCAGTTAAACTTCTTTAGGtaagatcttatttacttttcctttcttaattttcctCCCCAAAAGATAAAACTAATACTACTCTTCAATGGTCTTTCAGTATAGTGGTTCTCATGTAGTTTAACATAGCTATAAATTTGAGTTTAACAATTTATAAACTCAAGAGAATAAACCCTGTTTTCCAATCTGTcatttacttaaattattttggttgtttttcccccctttttttccttctttcccacccccttccccttctATGAAGATTCAGGTGCTTAacatatcatttttttccctgctgGAATTTTAGCATTGCTATGAACCATGGACACGTATATTCTGCTGCCACAAAGACTGTAAAGTGCTTCATTTCAACAGCTGAGGCGCAAGCCAAGTGATCATTAATAAAGCTTTTCTTGGTTCCTTCAGTGGTGTTGGTAGTAAAATGGTAGGTAAAAGTTAGGCTGCAAGTTCAATAAATCATGAAATTACCCATCATTACACCCTTGTGTATTCACGTTTCTTGGATCAAGCATTTTGAGTGAACTAgtggtttttattaaaaataaagacattttgttCTTCTGTTATATGGTTGTTCTAGTTTTATATCCTTATCAGGATCAGGCTCAGGAGAAGGTAGGGTAAAATGGTTGAAACTGTTCCAGATGGTAGTTTATACTTTTAATGAATAAAGTGTCTACATTATAAATCCTGTATGTATCCAGTACTAAATATTTGGGTTTAAATATGGTAATTCTTTCCCAATCCCCTACCTTATAGGAGAGATGTAGGTTGGCTGCtgaaattcttttcttagatGTCATCAGAGTTTGATTTGCCTGGCTTTATTGCCTTTTCAGGAATGTGATAATCAGGGCATATTCTACTGTATGCACCAGTGAGTCTTCTTTGATCCTAAGACCACCACTGAAGTTGTTTAGGTTCTTTGGACAAACATGATAAACTTcttcagatactttttttttcctttggcaggAAGGTGTCTTGCTGCAGGTAACTAATGAAGAAGTGGTCAACCACAGAAtcttcaagaaataagaaattctGTACCATCTGAAAGTAGTTCTTGTTGGtgccttcatttaaaaaacaaaaagcactttAAGATTAAAGGGAAATGTTTTctgataaaatacaaatttcatttAGTTACAGGTTCTTAATATAAAACAATTACAAATTGAGTATTGTTTGTAAAAGAGTAACATCAAATAAGCTAGAGAGAGAAATGtatcatgttttaaaataggttttgtgAGTAGACagattaaaattctattttaaatataaagtttataaaataaacacttttgTATTCAAATACTTGGTGTAATGTTTACACATAAAATGTGTGAATCTTGTTCTATAAACATGCAGTTGTCTAAAAGATTGCCATCCCCtagatttttaaagcagtttcacAAAGCTATGCATATTgccatttttctttcagtattgaTAGTCAAATAAGAAACGCATTGTGGACATTATTGGCTGTCCCTAATAAAATGCCATTCTTTATATACTGTACATTCAGCGTTTGAATACTGCTCTAGTTTTCTGGCTTTAACTTGTATGTTTAACATTGCTGGTggcgttttttaaaaatatttaaaaagctagaGTTGTCCCAATTAAGTTGACTACAAAGCACTGAGAATCTGTTAGTTCTCTCAAATGTCAATTGCCTTCATGTGCATTCTAAGTTAGTTTCAGTGGTTGCCTTTTTAAAGGGTTAAACATGGTTGGACAGACCATAACAACAAGAAAGTGACTTTCTTACTTGGAAATATTTAccagaaataatttaaagatagTAAGGTTGACgtaataattttttttgctttaataatGAGGTATCTTTACAGGTAAGTCAAACTGATGATGGTTAAAGATGAGCTAAGCTGTTGCTTAAGATGCAGTACCTGCATCCATCGACTTACAAACTTTAGAATACTTGTAAATATAGGTAAATATTATTGAAGGTTTTAAAATTGTCCAGCTCTACCAAGACCTCAAACTTGGAAGAAGGTAAATCAAGTTTGTATAACAACCAAACTTTAATccggaaaaataaatacaatacacaATAGGCTGAAATGAATCGGCTTCCTGCAACTAAGTAGGTAACGTTGAACAATCAACAAAGGCATTTTCCCGGTGTGTATATTGTATACTAAGCTGTTGGTAATTTTTAGAACCTTAGGTTTAAGGTAGCTTATAAGTTTTTTcctaaaagaaggaaataacattcTTTAGCATATACTTCTGCATCATATTTCTACACCAGGCTTAACCCTTAACCTCAGTACTTAGCAATTTGGAGCAACAATGAATTCGTTACTTTACACAGTATTTGCAAGTCCAACAACTTAGCTGTGTGATTCTGACTAAAGCTCAAGGTTGCATTTAGGAGAAACTTCATAGGGCATATGGACAGAGCTGGCAACTTAGTATtggctatttttctttccctatagTTGAACTATATCCCAAGAGCAATCACATACTGTGGATGGAAGGGGTTTACTTGTAGGATTACTGAGAGGCAAGCATTTTTAGGAGCCATCTTGAGGGCTGGCTTCTGCATTAAGAGGGATAATCTTTACTGGAAGTTTTCAAAACATTGTATGTAGGGTCTTCAATGGGTGTATGAATACAAGCTAAGATGATCTAAAAGGGATAATAACTTGTACTAAGTGGTTAGAGTACTGCGTTAATACAGGGAAGCTTTAACAATCTTGTCTCCATTCCTTAGTAATGACCATTAGTACACAAGTTGTGAGTTCCTTTCCAAGAAGATGGAAAACCTTAATCCAAACATTAAAAGCAATACACATTCTTGGGAAAATTTTGTGTGAATCTGCTCTTTGAGCTTATCTTTGGAATAGCTGTGCCTAGATGGTTGATACACCTTGTATGATTTTCATGCCACACTGCTGTTTACTATTGCGCCGATCACTTAGCTGTAGCAGGTTTTTTTTGTAACGGGTCAAACTACCCTAAGGTGAGTAGACTACCCAAGAGCGAGCAAATTCATTTCTTTGAAGATGCTGGAAGGGGAAATTAAGATTGATCCAGGTGTACATAAAGCATTTAAGTCTTGTGTAAGCTGATGTGTTTTGCAGCTTGGATATGTGCAAATTGGGTTTTCTGACCTGCTAGGTTCTAAAAGATCTTGCTGAACCGAAGTCCAATTTGAGAGGGACCCAAATAATCCAAGACCTTTGGTACATGTTGCATGAGGTTACATACACTTGAAAATCTAATTTTACCTGTGACAGCTGTTAAACATGGTGCTTGTTGATGGCTACTTTTGAAATGTGAAGGCTTTCTTTAGAAACTGAATAGTGGGATGCTAAGAATCTGCCTTTCTTCACTTGTAACTTTATAATAGGAATGACTTCAAGATTAAGAACTTTCCCATAAGTAAAGGAGGTAAGACTAGTTCCAACTGGGATTTAAACTAGGGCCTACCCACTGTAGATTGAGGAGGGGAAGGAGTGCCCACCAGAAATGTCTGTAAAAGCAGCCAAGGGCTGGCTAGCTAGCTTTAAGAGTAAGCTCTCGCCTGACTGTTCCCCCTTGACGTCTGCATTTGTAAACCCTGTACCAAATATTCAGAAGAAGCACACTGGTGGTATGAGGTAACACACTCCTGAGCCACTGGTTCTATGAGTCTAGTGTGTTTATTTACCTTTCTGTCAAAATGGCACGAAATACCTTTTAGACTAAAGCTATTAAGCTTCAGTTAAGTACTTGTTCTTAGGTTCCTATTTACCCATGATTGAACCTGTAGTATATATAGTTCATGTTGCAGGGATGAGGATAATGCCCAGTCTCCTGTATTGGGTGGATAAGGCTACTAGTAGACAAGCTGGTATTAACAAGTTTAAGTTGTGgatttgaagttaattttttgtGGAAATGTGAAGCATCATGTTACACATTCTGTGGACTGTTCCCTTAGAAAAAGCCAGCCTCTGAAGAgatttttaggttaaaaaattaCTGTACAAAATTGaccagaacattaaaaaattactgtACAAAATTGACCAGAACATGTCTTAGAAGGATTGTCAGCAAAATCTAGTGCTTAAAAGAAATGCTTAGGCTCGTTTTAAAAGCACTTACTAGGCTCCATAAACCCTGCTTTCTGTAAACCTGTCCTATTTTACGGTAAACTGTTACAGTAGAAGTAACATTTGACAACACGTGTACTCTTTCATATTAATCTTCCCAAACAGTCTGGGCTATATTCGCTATACCCTACTGCTGAAAAGTGCTCATTGAGCTTGAGTGTTTTCCCCTATTACTGTTGGGTTGTGCTGTGTGGCTTTTAAATGTTATCACATTGTTAAGTGAGGCtttggggatgggatgggggaaaAGAGGTCCATGTCCAGATTAAACTTGATAGGTAGTTCCATTTAGGGAGCCCTGTTCTGTCCGCTTACAAGAGACACAAACTTTTTTTAGACCCATTTTTGTTCTTGGCACCTTGGTTTATAGTCTGATCTTAAAAAATCCATACCATGCTGCCCTATTTGCTAGGTGACCCCTGTACCAGAATGTGGATGTTGTGGAAAACAAATTATCCAAGGTAGATATGGTTGGAAAAGATGTTTTttataaactaaagtttatttcCACCAAGCAATTCAGAGTATTcataaaaagctaaaaacagcACTTGTAAAACTGTACTTCAGTGCTAAAAAAAACTACACTGCATTTCAAGTCACAAAagccaaaatgttttaaaaataatttacatccAGTATTTGCTGTTGGAAGCGACCGGCTTActaggagggaaggaaaaaaggtaaCCAAGTGACTAGACTGTCAAGTTTCCATGTCACCCTGTTCTTGGTACGTTTGTGTCATGCAAATAAGAGTTGGACTTAATGAAAAGTTGTGGCTTCCCCAGATTTCCCACAAATCTGTCCATAAAAAGCTTCAAAATGTAGCCCTGATTCAAGTagcagaagaaataatacttGAGCCAAACTTTGAAGCAGTTTGTGACCAGGTATCAGTTTGATACCTTCTACCTTTagtttcttcactttctttttcccttatggttttcctttttgtgGCCTGAGGTCACCAGTTCCTTAGGTACAATCAGAACGCTTCCATCTTGGCTGCACTGAAGAACATACTGGTTTGGATTGACTGGCCTACCTTCATCATCTCTTAACCTACTAAAAATATCATGATAAAGTTCATGCAGTTTCTGTTTCATTGTGTTAATAGCTTTGTTATACCGGGCTCGTTCTCTCTTAAGGATTTCCCTCTTGGCTTGCAAGTTACATACATCATCTTCAAGATTCAAAATTATGTCCAGTTTGCGCTTACGACAGTTCTGAGcagcaactttattttttcctcttcttctgatATCACGGATGAGTGACACTTGTAAATCTGTCAGATAGTGCCTGCTTAGCATGTTGTTGAAAGAATCAACAGGCATACGGACAATTTCATCTACAGAAAAAGGAATGTGCAAAGCCTTAGCACGCCGCTCATCACGGCTTAAGTTTCTATCTGTGTCATTGAGGTACCTCCTACTTTTCTGTGACTTTCCATGCCGTGAAAGAGATGTAGAGGTGGATTCTAGAGCACTTGGCTGTAGGTGGTAAGTGTGGTTATGAAATACATGTTGAAATGTAAGATCCCCATGAAAACCAGAATTACTCCTATGATCCATGTGACAAAGCTTACTGGGCTCTGCGTAGTAGCCTCCTACAGCCCCTTCCAGGTCATGGTGGGAAAGAGATTCAAGGTCACTACTAGAACCTGTAGCACCTtcacacacagagtgagaagaATTAGACTTGGTGACAGAGGTACTATTGTGGCTTGAGTTTAAGGAAAGTCCAGAATCAGAGTCTGGTTCTTCAAAAAGCTGAGCCACTTCCATTGGATCAAAACCTGTGGCCAAAGACATTAAATTTATCTCATCAAATATGTTTAGGTCGAGGTCATAGAGAAGATCTTGACTTGTCAGATTCCTCATCTGATTGCcaacaaggggaaaaaatcctGTCAGATTAGTTCCCGGAAGGTTCTGTTCAGAGTTGGTATTCTGAGAATTTAAGTGTAGAAATGGTTCTTGTGAAGTCCGTGCTACTGGTTCTCTTCTAAATGTATTATCAGGGCACAGCAACATGGCCTCATGGAGATTCACATCCTGACTTATAGCCTGGCTAAAGTTTACATTATGATGTATTGAAGAATTCACGCCATCATTGATGTTTCCTGGAAAAGTATCTTCAAGTGAGATGCCCTGAAAAGGGGGATAAAACCATTTTTAGTACATGTAATCTTATTTCAGTAGCAGTTCTATTAAATCTAGTGCTTTGGTCACTTTTGTCAATTCCTCTATACAAATAAGCAGTTAGCTATGAATCACTTTTACTAAACCTAGGCAAGTACAATATGCAATGTGAGCCCAAATCTGAATGATGCTACATTTGGgggaagctttttctttttttaaatattctagaaaTGCCAAACATTTGATTTAGTTCATATTGTACCTTGCTGCTTTATAGATATAAACTGAACAATCAACCTAGCTGTTGGCAGAAAGTCCACAGGGGAGTAGTCTAGGCAAGGTGGGTGGTTGTCTTCTGATAAACTATGATTGAGACAAAtgctcacaggaaaaaaaaaaaaaaaaactatgcctTAGTTTGTCAAAGGTTTACTGTCATGATTCgataaattataaatttgattATATCCTTGTGATCATTTAAGAGGAGGAAGGAACCATCTATATAAGCTAATTCTCTAAAACTGAAGTTTCTCTATAAAAAGGAATCCTAAATCTGTGCTCTTACATAATGGCAGTACTGTTGCTCAAAACTATGTCATAAACTATGTCATCCTAGTAAAGAGgttaaatatattcacagatcAGTGCAGAAGCTAAGGTTCCAATTACCTCCAATGAATTTTCAGGCTGTGATGAAAACATCTGAAATAAGTCTTCCAGAGAGAAAGCTGTATCTGTCCCATTTAGAGCtctctgcaggaaaaaaaaattaaggttaagTTCTTTATCTTGAAAGAATAACCAGGTCTTTTATCTATTCTGAATTTTTACCCCTACTTTGAATTTCTACACTCTTCTTTCagtactaaatattttaatatccctcaaacaaggattttatttgaagactttattcgtaagagacagacacagagacacaggcagagggagaagccggctccctgcaggggagcccagagttgggacttgatcccaggactccacaatcacgacctgagctgaaggcagacactccaccactgagcaacctaggtGCTCCTAAATAAGGGTTTTTAACTCCAAACTCTTCCCCCATTCTTGCCTTAACcatctttccatatttttggcTAATATTCTTAGTTCCACCTTATTTTTACCCTTCTGTGGCTGATTCTCCAACTGGTtacaaaattgtgatttttttccaagtCAAATATGTATTTAGATTTACCAAAATGTTTTGCCAGTTTCACTAACTGCTTCATCTCCTGCCTTCAGGTTTGTTTCTTAAGGAAATAACTCGTTTGACAGCTTTTTTTAGAGAGTGGCTCCACCAGGGGTAAACTCAGTTTTTGTAAACTGGAATTATTTGCTTTTATGCTTAAAATAGGGATTTATCTGTTATGATTATCCGGTTTAATGTTTCCCCTTTGTGTTTTGCACTAAGGGGTGTATTGCTATTGATGTCAGTCTGTCACTTTATAGCCAAtctttccccacccccttcaGACTCTGTCTCACATTGGTGTATTTgggatttaatttgtttttatttactctgCCTGGGACTCTGTACTCCTTTAATCTGAgtcctaaaattaattttcaaaatattttgccatAAACACTCTGAAGACTGGTTCACCTTCATCCTTTTCTAGCCTGAGACTCCTATTAGAAATAACTTAGATTTTCTTGTTCTGTCTTAAGctcatctttaaatataaaagaaaaattatctctCGGTAACTTTCTTTAGGAATCCCACATACCAAGGGTTACCAGCTAACTATTAAAacaattgtttttctctccaaGGACCAGTTTTTATACCATTTTGTACACCTTGCTTTCTTGGCTTAGGATTCCTGATAGTAATGGTAGTGTGGATTCAGATTCTAAATCAAACACAGGGTCTTTGAGGTTCTGATTTCTAAGGCTGGATAGACTGCTCTTGTCTCCTAGGTGGTGTCTAGGCTTGCACTAGTCTCCCCATCTCCTGAACAGAAGAATCTTTATAAATCCTGAGCTTTACGTGGGGGAACTTAGGTACTTAGGTACCCCACCGTATGGGCTTAATACCTCATTTCTCATCTGTTCAACTCCAGTCTCTGTCATGACATCTGTATACAATCCCTTCACTGTGGCTTCTTAAATTTTGATGTCTTTTAAATTCTGGATTTGCATTGCCTCTGCTGCTTTTGTCTACAGAGTTGCCATTCTTGCTTTTGAGTTGCTATGCACTTAAAAACTTTTATCCAGGACTTTCTGTCTTTGGTTTATCATAGGGGTTTTAGCTTTACATGTCAGCAGGTTCACATTCCTGATACATTCCCCTCCCCTAACTTTGTATTTTAGGGTTTCCACTTTTGAGGATTCAGACCAGTTAAACTTGCAAGTTTTTAGTGTATACAAATAATTGGTTTCTCGTTACACCAAGTACCTTGCATTCTATGAAGGCATGTATTCAAGGCCCATTAATACAAATACAAGGCTTTCTGTGTCTATGGATGCTACAGGACCACCTAAGCTGAATTGGTAAGATGTCATCATTTACTAGTAAATTATACATTCTTAGTGGCCTGGAGACTTTATTTGCTAACTTGACTGTTAATTTCTGACCCAAACTTGAGTCATTAGTCCCAGCCCAAGCACTGACCAAAATTTGTAGATGGCCATAAGTGTGTGAGGAGTACCAGCACAAATCTAGATTCCTGTGAAAATCCTATATTGTGGGTAAGTAACGTTATTTGCAGAAAAGAAAGCCTTAATATTTAGAACTGATGGAAAGGTACAAAGTCTATTCTGCTTTAAGTGTATTATGGACTGATCCTCCAGGATATACAGATCTGTTTCATTAAATCTGTGCTTGTTCCCTTCTTCAGTGCCCCTACTGAGCCAGCCCCCTGGCTAGATCCACAGGAGACAAAGGGCTAAGATGAGAGGAAGGACTGATGTGCCTTAGAGACAGCTGAGCTCCCTTTCTTCCCAGGTTCCCTTCTGCCTTGATTTGGATAATGACTGTCCTCGAGAGTTTCCTTATTCTTGGTTTCCCTTAAACCTGCCCTCacctcttaaaaacaaacaaaactttccCTCTCTTCAGAATCTCATTAGGTGTGTTGATACTTGCTTTCTAGTTGAGGGCCTTAACATCTGTTTAAAGTCCAGGCAACAGAATTATTCCACTACACTTAAGATTATAGAGAATAATTTTTCAGACATTTGGTTTCAAAGAactttgttactgtttttaaatacaatggccttattatttttgtttagctGGGTATAGATCTTGCACAAAAATGGACAACTACGTAATCCTTACAGTTAATCCACAAGATGTATTCCATACTTTGAGTGAAATTTAGATTGCCAAGAAACGGTCAGTCTTTTTAAAGTCCACTtcttaaaattcttctaaaatttaatgttaaatataaacATGTGGTTCTCTGGGGCAAGTCATGCTGAGAGGACCATCAGGGCGAGCCCTGGTTTAAGGTTCTGTGGAACCTTCAGGTCTGTCTTTGGAGTGTGTGTTTACCAGGCTTGTGGACTAGGGTGTCAGCAGGGGTGACCAGAAACCAGAGTAGGGCCCatatgaaagaaggaagggacaCACAGGCTGCAGGAAGAATCTGTCATTCATCTTTCTATAACCTCTTCACACAGCCAAAGGGTATGGTTAGAGGAGCCAAAGAGGCTGTCCCACCCGGTCTGGCCAGAGATACAAAGCGGGCTCCTGAATTCAGAATGGTCTACCAGGAGACTAAATGAGGATTTGAGGCCAAGAATCAGCTGGTATTGAGGGGTAATTTGCCTTCAAGTTATTCTGCCTCAGTATCCCAGACCTAGCCAGCTTGGGTGCCCCTGCAGATGTCTGGTTAAGAATTCCTGGGTTTAGTAAGCCAGTCACCTCTTTATCCATTGCCATAGCAAACACAACAAAACCTGCTAGCAACTTCCTGAAGGGGTTTGTGTGTAATACATACAGTACCTCCTTCCCGCCCCACAACACACACAATCTTGAGTTTAACCAGAGACAACTAATTCGATGGGCTGATTCCTTTGTAAATCAAAAAGCCACTCACACAACTATAAAAGATACGTATTTTCATATATCTGATTTGCTTACAGTAGGGCACTTATGTGGGAAACTCCTTATCAACACATTGTCAAAACCAAAATCTACCTTACGGGGGCACCTGGttagtctgccttcggctcaggtcatgatcccaatgtcctgggatcaagcctgatAACATGTCACatcatctccctctccctctacccctccccaccatgtatgtatgtgcatgctttctctcaagatcttaaaaaattctACCTTATAGCCGAAATGGTAAAAGGCCGAGCTATTCTGATGTGCTTACCTCATTGCTAGATTCAGTGGGCTTTTCTGCCTCCCAGTCAGGATTATTTgctattttactttcttcattcttttgtgatCTTTCTTGGGCTGATGATACTCTTTGCTCATTTTCCTCATTCTGAGAGCTATGATCCACAGCTTCATGCTTCTCTCTTAGTACGTCACTCCCCTATAAAAGTATCCCAAAATGTACTAAGTAGAAATCCATATTTCACCAAATAAGTCAAACAACCTTTAAAACTGCATTATACTTTATTCAgtgatcttaaaaaaacccaagtcAAAAGCTACGACTGGCATTGCATTATTTCAGTATTAAAGAGTTAATTCTGAAACAAGGCCCAAGAACTCACTAAGACACTGGCTGTTGTAATATGCAGAATTTATAAAGCTCTAAGTTTAAACTACTTACAAATTTGATCATATTTAGGAATCAGTGTTGCTAGCAGGCAGTTTTTACTTAGTTTTCTGTTGAAAATAGATCAGTTAAGCTGGAAGCAACAGtgatcatatatataaatagaaaagtcTGGAAAGTATTATTACAAAGTGTTAATTGTAGTTTTTTTCTGAAAGGTAAATAAGGTTGGGGAAGTTTGGGTAAAAAGTGtctacattttatacatttctgtgctttttgaatattttacaacaaatgttacttttaaagtcagaaaaaagatattaaaaaaagcGAACAAAACTTAAGACTGAATCTCCATAGGTATTTTCAACTGCTTACCCAGATGAACCCTACTTTTTAATCTAACTGGAAACTTAAGAGTTAACCATTAACATACACTGGTATACTGATACTTATATTAAAAGCATGCAATGTTTGCCTAACAATAACAGGGCctctcaaactctttcaaaagacctatttttaattttttctttaagcagCACCACCTCCAAATCTAAAACAGagaaatgctaatttaaaaaataaaaataaataaaaacacacgaaggtcaaagaaagataaaacatacAGATGCCAGAAACAAGGagagaaaacctttaaaaaaggaagctgaCATGCTAGTGGACCGCTTGGTTTTACTTCTCTGTTCACTTAACTGACTCCCTCCTGCAGCAGAGTTGTTCTTGTTCCTACTTCAGTCTCTACCAACAACCAGCTCCAGGGCTCAAGGACactcactgctgctgctgctctatCCTCTTCTGTATCTAGGGTTTCCTGTCGAGATACTCCCACCAGCCTACTAACCTACAACCTCTCATCTTTAAAATCTCTCCCTCCTTTGATGTCCCATATTATTCTCTAGATTCCATCCCATTGTTCTGGTTCCTTTTAGAGCATCATCCTCCAGAGAGTCATCTGGACTCCTGCACTCTCTTTTGAACCTACTCCAGTGGGAATTCTGAAACATCTATTCAGGGTCTCCCCAGGTTGACAGTTCTCCAGGCTCACCTTACCAGACCCATCAGTCACATTTCCCTTATTACTCCCTCCTTCTGGAAAACGGGTTCTTACCTGGCATCCAGGTACCTTCTCTATTATCCTACTTCACCAACCACTTCTCTctggctgaatttttttttttttttaagattttattcatgagagacacacacaggcagagggagaagcaggctccttgcaggaagccggatgcgggactggattactggatcccaggatcccagaatcacgccctgagccaaaggcagatgctcaaccactgagccacccaggtgtcttgtcTTTGGCTGATTCTTCAGCTCACCCTCAGGCACACCAAAAACTCTCCTTTCAGCTTGCGTTTGacgtagggctctctgctcactgcCTCACCCCCTCACCCATGGCTTTGAAGCTTCAAGTTTCTATTCAAATATTACcatcatacttttattttataaaaaggcaCTGTATTTCCCTCgctttttttcatagtatttagCATCAGCTGAATGTTCTCTATCCCAATAGAATGCTAGCTTCTTAAGGGTAGAGGCTCTGTTTAGCTCCTGCATGCCCACTGCCTAGCCCAGGACCTGCCACATGATAGACCCTTACTAGGTATTTGTTGAATAGAGGAGCTCCCAGACACAGCATCTGAAGATTCTGATAGCGATCCACTTCCAATGGGTGAGCtgccattgttttattttaatctttcctGCAATTACAAATCTGTTTGCTATctaaatctggggaaggaaggaaaagctgaCTGACTGGTCATCACTCTTTTAATGTCTATCTTT
Proteins encoded in this region:
- the NFE2L3 gene encoding nuclear factor erythroid 2-related factor 3 isoform X2, whose amino-acid sequence is MKYLKPRWSDGGGLLHLTVLLSLAGLRLDLDLDLYLLLPPPTLLWDELLLAGGPTSATYALSPFAASAGWGRADQLHPKGREPEPEGRLLREVRALGVPFIPRTRVDAWLVHSVAAADADGAHGLLGATASAASAGGVGAGVEDSSQAAPGDGDPRAAASSPVAAGEEERAPAGPTAQVLDAGGRANQGSDVLREKHEAVDHSSQNEENEQRVSSAQERSQKNEESKIANNPDWEAEKPTESSNERALNGTDTAFSLEDLFQMFSSQPENSLEGISLEDTFPGNINDGVNSSIHHNVNFSQAISQDVNLHEAMLLCPDNTFRREPVARTSQEPFLHLNSQNTNSEQNLPGTNLTGFFPLVGNQMRNLTSQDLLYDLDLNIFDEINLMSLATGFDPMEVAQLFEEPDSDSGLSLNSSHNSTSVTKSNSSHSVCEGATGSSSDLESLSHHDLEGAVGGYYAEPSKLCHMDHRSNSGFHGDLTFQHVFHNHTYHLQPSALESTSTSLSRHGKSQKSRRYLNDTDRNLSRDERRAKALHIPFSVDEIVRMPVDSFNNMLSRHYLTDLQVSLIRDIRRRGKNKVAAQNCRKRKLDIILNLEDDVCNLQAKREILKRERARYNKAINTMKQKLHELYHDIFSRLRDDEGRPVNPNQYVLQCSQDGSVLIVPKELVTSGHKKENHKGKRK
- the NFE2L3 gene encoding nuclear factor erythroid 2-related factor 3 isoform X1 — its product is MKYLKPRWSDGGGLLHLTVLLSLAGLRLDLDLDLYLLLPPPTLLWDELLLAGGPTSATYALSPFAASAGWGRADQLHPKGREPEPEGRLLREVRALGVPFIPRTRVDAWLVHSVAAADADGAHGLLGATASAASAGGVGAGVEDSSQAAPGDGDPRAAASSPVAAGEEERAPAGPTAQVLDAGGRANQRALNGTDTAFSLEDLFQMFSSQPENSLEGISLEDTFPGNINDGVNSSIHHNVNFSQAISQDVNLHEAMLLCPDNTFRREPVARTSQEPFLHLNSQNTNSEQNLPGTNLTGFFPLVGNQMRNLTSQDLLYDLDLNIFDEINLMSLATGFDPMEVAQLFEEPDSDSGLSLNSSHNSTSVTKSNSSHSVCEGATGSSSDLESLSHHDLEGAVGGYYAEPSKLCHMDHRSNSGFHGDLTFQHVFHNHTYHLQPSALESTSTSLSRHGKSQKSRRYLNDTDRNLSRDERRAKALHIPFSVDEIVRMPVDSFNNMLSRHYLTDLQVSLIRDIRRRGKNKVAAQNCRKRKLDIILNLEDDVCNLQAKREILKRERARYNKAINTMKQKLHELYHDIFSRLRDDEGRPVNPNQYVLQCSQDGSVLIVPKELVTSGHKKENHKGKRK